A window of the Parabacteroides merdae ATCC 43184 genome harbors these coding sequences:
- a CDS encoding type I phosphomannose isomerase catalytic subunit translates to MLYPMTFKPILKKIIWGGSDICPFKGITPVQEGIGESWELSHVEGNYSVVDNGALEGKTLDELIRTYGKQLLGEKVVEQFGSIFPLLIKFIDARDNLSIQVHPDDELAKKRHNSFGKTEMWYVINAAKGAGLYSGFSKQINADEYVKRVEDNTIMDVLQRYEVNPGDVFFLPAGRVHAIGAGCFIAEIQQTSNITYRIYDYDRKGPDGKGRELHTELAKDAIDYTLYPDYRTHYKAHTNATVELAACKYFTTNLLDVDTIMVRDFSELDSFVVYICMEGKASIRDNKGNEIYIHQGQTVLIPADTDVVTISPVPGAKFMETYIG, encoded by the coding sequence ATGTTATATCCAATGACATTTAAGCCTATCCTCAAGAAGATTATCTGGGGAGGCTCTGACATTTGCCCGTTTAAGGGCATCACTCCGGTGCAGGAAGGTATTGGCGAAAGTTGGGAACTTTCACATGTAGAGGGCAATTATTCTGTTGTAGATAATGGTGCACTTGAAGGTAAAACGCTAGATGAACTGATCCGTACATATGGCAAGCAACTGTTAGGGGAAAAGGTGGTCGAACAATTTGGTTCCATATTCCCTTTGTTGATCAAGTTTATCGATGCACGTGATAATTTGTCTATTCAGGTTCATCCGGATGATGAATTGGCAAAGAAACGCCATAATTCTTTTGGCAAGACAGAAATGTGGTATGTGATCAATGCAGCCAAAGGTGCCGGCTTATATTCAGGCTTTTCAAAGCAGATCAATGCGGATGAATACGTGAAACGTGTCGAGGATAATACGATCATGGATGTGTTACAACGATACGAGGTGAATCCTGGCGATGTATTCTTCCTGCCCGCGGGCCGTGTACACGCTATCGGAGCCGGTTGCTTTATTGCTGAAATCCAGCAGACGAGCAATATCACCTATCGTATATATGATTATGACCGTAAGGGACCGGATGGCAAAGGGCGTGAATTGCATACCGAACTGGCAAAGGATGCGATCGACTATACCTTGTATCCGGACTACCGCACCCATTACAAAGCGCATACGAATGCGACTGTAGAGCTTGCAGCCTGCAAGTATTTTACAACGAATTTGCTGGATGTCGATACGATCATGGTTCGTGATTTCTCCGAACTGGATTCTTTCGTCGTTTATATTTGTATGGAGGGTAAAGCTTCTATCCGTGACAATAAAGGCAATGAAATTTATATTCACCAAGGACAAACGGTCCTGATTCCGGCAGATACGGATGTCGTGACGATTTCACCGGTTCCGGGTGCCAAATTTATGGAGACGTATATTGGATAA